From Nitrososphaerales archaeon, one genomic window encodes:
- a CDS encoding NAD(P)-binding domain-containing protein: protein MKVAIIGGTGKLGMALAAQLSKKHEVLIGSRDKAKAERAARTVPGVRGEDELGAAGACEAAILAIPYAAVGRMGALEPALAGKLVISPVVPMKIEKGTFHYAAESGSAAEEIASLLKRSRVAAALHTVPARFMLESGRGDIDVLIAADDKKTFDEAAAIVGSISGVRPLYGGPLSMASSIERITPLLRNLAKMNGMKIPSIKFVA from the coding sequence ATGAAGGTCGCGATAATAGGCGGCACGGGAAAGCTCGGGATGGCGCTCGCAGCCCAGCTCTCGAAGAAGCACGAAGTCCTCATCGGGTCGAGGGACAAGGCCAAGGCGGAGAGGGCGGCACGCACTGTGCCCGGCGTCCGCGGGGAAGACGAGCTGGGCGCTGCAGGAGCCTGCGAAGCGGCAATACTCGCGATTCCGTACGCGGCGGTCGGGAGGATGGGGGCCCTCGAGCCTGCGCTGGCAGGTAAGCTGGTCATCTCTCCGGTTGTCCCGATGAAGATCGAGAAGGGGACGTTCCATTACGCCGCAGAGTCAGGCTCCGCTGCGGAGGAGATTGCATCCTTGCTGAAGAGGAGCAGGGTGGCGGCAGCGCTCCACACGGTCCCCGCGCGCTTCATGCTCGAATCTGGGAGGGGAGACATCGACGTGCTGATCGCTGCGGACGACAAGAAGACCTTCGACGAGGCCGCTGCGATAGTCGGTAGCATAAGCGGAGTGAGGCCGCTTTATGGGGGCCCGCTCTCCATGGCCTCGTCGATCGAGAGGATCACACCGCTGCTCCGGAACCTGGCGAAGATGAACGGCATGAAAATCCCGTCCATCAAGTTCGTCGCATAG